A window of the Oncorhynchus masou masou isolate Uvic2021 chromosome 13, UVic_Omas_1.1, whole genome shotgun sequence genome harbors these coding sequences:
- the LOC135552903 gene encoding uncharacterized protein LOC135552903, whose amino-acid sequence MLLVKTEVCCFWMVLCYTSFASMGNKHCHDSCNTSTLQAPLGSALLLSCSFGSTSLGISPGHGWVVWNQGSGSGASLVNITFSGKVDFLDPRQGRVKAFPNHGGLRNFSILIDALQASDLGSYCCELQSHDQCRRVEVEELEEGSHIVLFFSVGSLAILLVLLSGCFCWVKWTRVSTERTPDYINTHFCAENNEHDPTRMQHDPTRIHHDPTTILHDPTTIQHDPSRIQHDPTRIQHDPTRIQHDPTRIQHEAQRNQHEPVRYKNKLRDSSENRRQGFHGELMSRLRQSSLGQRYYANQAESNQQTRVQMDNHQRANEAKTNQDGRSQMDNSQRDVLHTMLYSNL is encoded by the exons ATGCTCTTGGTCAAAACTGAAGTCTGTTGTTTTTGGATGGTATTATGTTATACCTCTTTTGCTTCAATGG GTAACAAACATTGCCATGACTCCTGTAACACATCCACCCTCCAGGCTCCACTAGGCTCTGCGTTGCTCCTGTCATGCAGCTTTGGGTCCACCTCTCTGGGCATTAGCCCTGGCCATGGCTGGGTGGTGTGGAACCAGGGCTCTGGTTCTGGTGCCAGCCTGGTCAACATCACGTTCTCTGGGAAG GTGGACTTTCTGGACCCCAGGCAGGGCAGAGTGAAGGCTTTCCCCAATCATGGAGGTCTGAGGAACTTCTCCATCCTAATCGATGCCCTTCAGGCCTCAGACCTGGGCTCCTACTGCTGTGAGCTACAGAGTCATGACCAGTGCCGTCGAGTGGAAGTTGAGGAACTTGAAGAAG GTTCACACATCGTGTTGTTTTTCAGCGTCGGCAGTTTGGCCATCCTCCTAGTGCTCCTAAGTGGCTGTTTCTGCTGGGTGAAATGGACAC GAGTTTCTACTGAAAGAACACCAGACTATATCAACACCCATTTCTGTGCAG AAAACAATGAACATGATCCAACCAGAATGCAGCATGATCCGACCAGAATTCACCATGATCCGACCACAATTCTGCATGATCCGACCACAATTCAGCACGATCCGTCCAGAATTCAGCATGATCCCACCAGAATTCAGCATGATCCAACCAGAATTCAGCATGATCCAACCAGAATTCAACATGAAGCACAAAGAAACCAGCACGAACCAGTTAGATACAAAAATAAATTGAGAGATTCGAGTGAGAACAGAAGACAGGGGTTTCATGGAG AACTCATGAGCAGATTGCGCCAATCGAGTCTCGGACAACGTTACTATG CAAACCAAGCCGAGAGCAACCAGCAAACCAGAGTTCAGATGGACAACCACCAAAGAGCAAACGAAGCAAAGACCAACCAGGATGGCAGATCCCAAATGGACAACAGCCAAAGAGATGTCCTACACACTATGCTTTACAGTAATCTCTGA